The Salegentibacter mishustinae genome includes a window with the following:
- the hisD gene encoding histidinol dehydrogenase, whose amino-acid sequence MKKFFNPTKAEWPDILKRPTQTVEDIEETVNQVFAEVKSKGDVAVSKYTELFDGINLSNTQVTEKEISAAANEVSEELKEAIKLAKSNIENFHTAQKTDRIEIETTNGVKCWQEKRAIQKVGLYIPGGSAPLFSTILMLAAPANIAGCKEIVLCTPPDKNGNVHPAILYTAELCGVTKIYKVGGIQAIAAMTFGTESIPKVYKIFGPGNQFVTVAKQLATRHNVAIDMPAGPSELLVVADDSSNAAFVASDLLSQAEHGADSQVILVSTSKDLIEEVEKEVESQLEVLPRKSIAEKAIAHSRLIFVEKKEDALELIDEYGPEHFIICADDEAFFTEGIQNAGSVFIGNYTPESAGDYASGTNHTLPTNGYAKQYSGVNLDSFMKSMTFQKITEEGIKEIGPAIELMAQAEGLEAHKNAVTLRLKELK is encoded by the coding sequence ATGAAAAAGTTTTTTAATCCTACTAAAGCCGAATGGCCTGATATTTTAAAAAGGCCCACCCAAACGGTAGAAGATATTGAAGAAACTGTAAACCAGGTTTTTGCTGAAGTAAAATCCAAAGGGGACGTCGCGGTTTCAAAATATACCGAACTTTTTGACGGTATAAACCTCTCAAATACTCAGGTTACCGAAAAAGAAATAAGTGCTGCTGCAAATGAGGTTTCCGAGGAATTGAAAGAAGCCATAAAACTGGCAAAAAGTAATATTGAAAATTTTCACACCGCCCAGAAAACCGATAGGATTGAAATTGAAACTACCAATGGCGTAAAGTGTTGGCAGGAAAAAAGGGCGATTCAAAAAGTTGGGTTATATATTCCCGGCGGTAGCGCTCCTTTATTTTCTACCATTTTAATGTTAGCTGCACCCGCAAATATTGCTGGTTGCAAGGAAATTGTGCTTTGTACTCCGCCAGATAAGAACGGAAATGTTCACCCCGCCATTTTATATACCGCCGAGCTGTGTGGTGTTACCAAAATATACAAAGTAGGGGGAATCCAGGCAATTGCGGCTATGACTTTCGGGACAGAAAGTATTCCTAAAGTTTACAAGATCTTTGGACCTGGGAATCAATTTGTTACCGTTGCGAAGCAATTAGCAACTCGCCATAATGTAGCGATAGATATGCCTGCGGGCCCTTCTGAACTTCTTGTTGTTGCTGATGATTCTTCCAATGCTGCTTTTGTTGCTTCAGATCTTTTAAGCCAGGCAGAGCATGGTGCAGATAGCCAGGTAATTTTGGTTTCAACTTCTAAAGATCTAATTGAGGAGGTAGAGAAAGAGGTAGAAAGTCAGTTGGAGGTTTTACCTAGAAAAAGTATTGCTGAAAAGGCTATAGCTCACTCCAGGCTAATTTTTGTAGAAAAGAAAGAAGATGCACTGGAATTAATAGACGAATATGGGCCGGAACACTTTATTATTTGTGCTGATGATGAGGCCTTTTTTACTGAAGGAATTCAGAATGCAGGTTCGGTTTTTATAGGAAACTATACCCCTGAAAGTGCGGGAGATTATGCTTCAGGAACAAACCATACTTTACCAACTAATGGCTATGCCAAGCAATACAGCGGTGTAAATCTTGATAGTTTTATGAAGAGTATGACCTTTCAAAAAATAACAGAAGAAGGCATTAAGGAAATTGGTCCTGCCATAGAATTGATGGCACAAGCCGAAGGTTTGGAAGCGCATAAGAATGCGGTGACATTACGATTAAAAGAATTAAAGTAA
- the hisH gene encoding imidazole glycerol phosphate synthase subunit HisH produces MRIVIIDYGAGNIQSIKFAIQRLGYEAILSSDAEEIKSADKVIFPGVGEASSAMKMLKSTGLDKVIPTLKQPVLGICLGMQLMCTYCEEGDTNGLGIFHADVVKFENQLKVPQIGWNKIYDLRSELFTGISEGEFVYLVHSFYVKECAETIASTEYGVEYTSAIQKDNFYGVQFHPEKSSDAGEKILGNFLKI; encoded by the coding sequence ATGAGGATTGTAATAATAGATTACGGAGCGGGTAATATTCAAAGTATCAAATTTGCCATACAGCGACTTGGATATGAGGCTATTTTAAGCAGTGATGCCGAAGAAATAAAATCAGCAGACAAGGTAATTTTCCCCGGCGTGGGCGAGGCAAGCAGCGCAATGAAAATGCTAAAGTCTACGGGATTAGATAAAGTGATTCCTACACTAAAACAGCCGGTTTTGGGAATTTGCCTCGGAATGCAGTTAATGTGTACTTATTGCGAGGAAGGAGATACAAACGGACTTGGAATTTTTCATGCTGATGTGGTGAAATTTGAGAACCAATTAAAAGTTCCGCAAATTGGGTGGAATAAAATTTATGATTTAAGGTCAGAGTTGTTTACTGGAATTTCAGAAGGAGAATTCGTGTATTTAGTACATAGTTTTTATGTTAAGGAATGCGCAGAAACTATAGCTTCAACCGAGTATGGAGTAGAATATACTTCGGCTATTCAGAAAGATAATTTTTATGGTGTACAATTTCACCCCGAGAAAAGTAGCGATGCGGGTGAGAAAATTCTGGGAAATTTTCTAAAAATATAA
- the hisIE gene encoding bifunctional phosphoribosyl-AMP cyclohydrolase/phosphoribosyl-ATP diphosphatase HisIE has product MNIDFNKNNDGLVPAIIQDASTKNVLMLGYMNEEAFLKTNETKKVTFFSRTKKRLWTKGEESGNYLHLVSIKNDCDNDTLLISVNPEGPTCHKGTDTCWAEDNEPNFGFLSQLEGIIAKRKRMSEVEPELREDKNSYVVSLFDAGMNKIAQKVGEEAVETVIEAKDDNEELFLNESADLLFHYLILLKAKGYSLKDIAEVLEKRH; this is encoded by the coding sequence ATGAATATAGATTTTAATAAAAATAACGACGGACTTGTACCTGCGATAATCCAGGATGCATCAACTAAAAATGTGTTGATGTTGGGGTATATGAACGAGGAAGCATTTTTAAAAACCAATGAAACCAAGAAAGTCACTTTTTTTAGTAGGACCAAGAAACGTTTATGGACCAAAGGTGAAGAAAGTGGCAATTACCTTCATTTGGTCAGTATAAAAAATGATTGTGATAATGATACCTTGCTAATTTCGGTTAATCCTGAAGGGCCAACCTGCCACAAAGGAACAGATACTTGCTGGGCAGAGGATAACGAGCCTAATTTTGGTTTTCTTTCTCAATTGGAAGGAATTATCGCCAAACGCAAAAGAATGAGTGAGGTGGAGCCTGAGTTACGAGAAGATAAAAACTCTTATGTGGTTTCGCTTTTTGATGCTGGAATGAATAAGATTGCCCAAAAAGTGGGTGAGGAGGCTGTTGAGACAGTAATTGAAGCTAAAGATGATAATGAAGAGTTGTTCTTGAACGAAAGTGCCGATTTACTTTTTCACTATTTAATTTTGCTAAAAGCAAAAGGATACTCTTTAAAAGATATCGCCGAAGTTTTAGAAAAAAGACATTAG
- the tnpA gene encoding IS200/IS605 family transposase — protein sequence MSYQRKGSHTVSYLTCHIVWVTKYRYKVLRGDVQTRCRELLIQICEAEGIEILKGVVSSDHVHMHIEYAPKLNVSSILKKLKGRTSRKLQQEFPKLKERYWGQHFWSSGYGVWSTGNITDKMVNEYLEHHRRDSSDNSNFILE from the coding sequence ATGAGTTATCAAAGAAAAGGCTCTCATACGGTTAGTTATTTAACGTGTCATATTGTTTGGGTTACAAAATATCGTTACAAGGTACTCCGAGGAGATGTTCAAACTCGTTGTCGTGAACTTTTAATCCAAATATGTGAAGCTGAAGGTATAGAAATACTTAAAGGAGTAGTTAGTTCGGATCACGTTCATATGCACATCGAATATGCTCCAAAATTGAATGTAAGTAGCATATTGAAAAAACTTAAAGGTCGTACATCAAGGAAACTTCAACAAGAATTTCCAAAATTGAAGGAGCGTTATTGGGGACAACATTTTTGGTCAAGTGGTTATGGAGTCTGGAGTACTGGTAATATTACCGATAAAATGGTCAATGAATACTTGGAACATCACCGGCGTGATTCGAGTGATAATTCCAATTTTATATTGGAATAG
- a CDS encoding prohibitin family protein — protein MERLPKLGIPILIGIVILIIFVAKSTVTIGSGEAGVLYKTFGGGVVTDEPPLNEGFHLVAPWNRVYIYEVRQQSLEEKMQVLSSNGLEIKLDASTWFQPSYENLGSLHREKGEQYIQRLLQPAVRSAARAVVGRYNPEQLYASKREAIQKEILEETQILLQDQYVQVNEVLVRDVSLPPNIKDAIERKLRQEQESLEYEFRLTKAEQEAERQRIDAEGKARANEILNASLTPNILKEKGIQATLELAKSGNSKTVIIGSGEDGMPLILGGGN, from the coding sequence ATGGAAAGATTACCCAAGCTCGGAATTCCTATTCTAATAGGAATCGTAATTTTAATAATATTTGTCGCTAAATCTACGGTTACTATTGGTTCTGGTGAAGCCGGTGTTTTATATAAAACTTTTGGCGGGGGTGTGGTTACAGATGAACCGCCATTAAACGAAGGTTTTCACCTTGTAGCTCCGTGGAACAGAGTGTATATTTATGAAGTTAGACAGCAATCTCTTGAGGAGAAAATGCAGGTTTTAAGTTCTAACGGACTTGAAATTAAGCTAGATGCTTCTACCTGGTTCCAACCTTCTTATGAAAATCTTGGAAGTTTACACCGTGAAAAAGGAGAACAGTATATTCAACGTTTGCTTCAGCCCGCAGTTAGATCGGCGGCTAGAGCGGTGGTTGGAAGGTATAATCCTGAGCAACTCTATGCCAGTAAGCGGGAAGCTATTCAGAAAGAAATTTTAGAGGAAACTCAAATTTTACTTCAAGACCAGTATGTACAGGTTAATGAGGTTTTGGTACGTGACGTTTCACTTCCGCCAAATATTAAAGATGCGATAGAGCGTAAACTGCGCCAGGAACAGGAATCTTTAGAGTATGAGTTTCGTTTAACCAAAGCTGAACAGGAAGCCGAACGTCAACGAATTGATGCCGAAGGTAAAGCTCGTGCGAACGAAATCTTAAACGCTTCTTTAACACCCAATATCTTAAAAGAAAAAGGAATTCAGGCAACACTTGAACTTGCTAAATCTGGTAACTCGAAAACCGTGATTATAGGTTCTGGTGAAGATGGAATGCCTTTAATTTTAGGTGGAGGAAATTAA
- the hisB gene encoding bifunctional histidinol-phosphatase/imidazoleglycerol-phosphate dehydratase HisB, with amino-acid sequence MKKVLFIDRDGTLIHEPEDYQVDRIEKLEFYPEALYYLKKIAAELDFELVMVTNQDGLGTEGYPEEDFWPIQNFILQTFKNEGVEFKEVLMDRTFAKDNSPTRKPNTGLLEEKYLNNEENYDLKNSFMVGDRLTDIEFAYNFGGKGIFIDTHEDLANDEVKNDQEKVKETIALKTSSWKEIYEFLKLNDRTAEISRKTSETDIFIQLNLDGTGKSDITTGIAFFDHMLDQIARHGQMDLTVNVKGDLEVDEHHTIEDTAIALGEVFSKALGNKLGIERYGFCLPMDDCLAQVTIDFGGRNWIVWETEFKREMVGKMPTEMFYHFFKSFTDGAKANLNVKAEGQNEHHKIEAIFKAFAKAIKVAVKRDAEKMILPSTKGML; translated from the coding sequence ATGAAAAAAGTATTATTTATAGATCGCGATGGGACATTAATTCACGAGCCCGAAGATTACCAGGTTGATCGCATTGAAAAGCTGGAATTTTATCCGGAAGCTCTGTATTATTTAAAGAAAATTGCCGCAGAACTGGATTTCGAATTGGTAATGGTCACTAATCAGGATGGTCTGGGAACAGAAGGCTATCCTGAAGAAGACTTTTGGCCTATTCAAAATTTTATTCTGCAAACCTTTAAAAATGAAGGAGTGGAGTTTAAGGAAGTACTAATGGACCGCACGTTTGCAAAAGATAATTCTCCCACCCGGAAGCCTAATACCGGACTTTTAGAGGAGAAATATCTAAATAACGAAGAAAACTACGATCTAAAGAATTCCTTTATGGTCGGCGACCGACTTACAGATATTGAATTTGCTTATAATTTTGGCGGAAAAGGCATTTTTATAGATACTCACGAAGATTTAGCAAACGACGAAGTTAAAAACGATCAGGAAAAGGTTAAAGAAACTATTGCTTTAAAAACCAGTAGTTGGAAAGAGATCTATGAATTTCTGAAGTTAAACGATAGAACGGCTGAAATTTCAAGGAAAACCAGTGAAACCGATATCTTTATTCAACTAAATTTAGATGGGACAGGGAAGTCTGATATCACTACTGGAATTGCATTTTTCGACCATATGTTAGATCAGATCGCACGTCACGGTCAAATGGACCTTACCGTGAACGTTAAGGGAGATTTGGAGGTTGATGAGCACCACACCATAGAAGATACGGCAATTGCGCTTGGAGAGGTTTTTAGCAAAGCTTTGGGCAATAAACTTGGAATAGAACGATACGGTTTTTGTCTGCCTATGGACGATTGCCTGGCGCAGGTGACCATAGATTTTGGCGGTAGAAACTGGATAGTTTGGGAAACCGAATTTAAACGAGAAATGGTTGGAAAAATGCCTACTGAAATGTTCTATCATTTCTTTAAATCCTTTACCGATGGCGCGAAGGCCAATCTTAATGTAAAAGCTGAAGGGCAAAATGAGCATCATAAAATTGAAGCGATTTTTAAAGCTTTTGCCAAAGCGATTAAAGTAGCGGTAAAGCGCGATGCTGAAAAAATGATACTTCCATCAACTAAAGGAATGCTTTAA
- the hisA gene encoding 1-(5-phosphoribosyl)-5-[(5-phosphoribosylamino)methylideneamino]imidazole-4-carboxamide isomerase — translation MRIIPAIDIIEGKCVRLSKGDYNTKKIYNENPLEVAKNFEAHGIQYLHLVDLDGAKSKNIVNHKILEEIASKTNLKVDFGGGLKTDKDLQIAFECGAHQITGGSIAVKDPDIFKSWIQKFGSEKIILGADANNEKIAVSGWQEESNKELIPFIQEYQEEGINYVICTDISKDGMLEGPSFELYRRILEETSSEDKKLKLIASGGISTFSELPELAELGCEGTIIGKAIYEGRIQMKELEKFIIAP, via the coding sequence ATGAGAATAATTCCAGCTATAGATATAATTGAAGGTAAATGTGTTCGGCTTTCTAAAGGTGATTATAATACCAAGAAAATTTATAATGAAAACCCGCTAGAAGTAGCTAAGAATTTTGAGGCACACGGAATTCAGTATTTACATTTGGTAGATTTAGATGGTGCCAAATCAAAAAATATCGTAAACCATAAAATCCTGGAAGAGATCGCTTCAAAAACCAACCTAAAAGTTGATTTTGGCGGCGGATTAAAAACCGATAAGGATTTACAAATCGCTTTCGAATGTGGTGCACACCAAATTACCGGTGGAAGTATCGCGGTTAAAGATCCAGATATTTTTAAATCCTGGATTCAGAAATTTGGTTCGGAAAAAATAATCCTGGGAGCTGATGCGAATAACGAAAAAATTGCGGTTAGCGGCTGGCAGGAAGAATCTAATAAAGAATTGATCCCTTTTATTCAGGAATACCAGGAAGAAGGTATAAACTATGTAATTTGTACCGATATCTCTAAAGATGGAATGCTGGAAGGCCCTTCCTTTGAACTTTACCGGAGGATTCTGGAAGAAACTTCATCAGAAGATAAAAAACTAAAACTTATAGCTTCCGGAGGAATCTCTACCTTTAGCGAGTTGCCAGAACTGGCTGAACTTGGCTGCGAAGGCACTATAATAGGAAAGGCCATTTACGAAGGCCGTATCCAAATGAAAGAATTAGAGAAATTTATAATAGCCCCCTAG
- the hisG gene encoding ATP phosphoribosyltransferase: MSQEKLRIAIQKSGRLNEDSLKILKDAGISIDNGKEQLKASSRNFPLEVMYLRNGDIPQYLRDGVVDVAIIGENVLIEKGKDIIQGEKLGFSKCRVSLAVPKSMKYNGINDLDGKKIATSYPNTVNEFLEKKGITAELHIINGSVEIAPNIGLADGICDIVSSGSTLFKNGLKEVEVMLKSEAVLAISPKISEGRQEILEKLQFRLKSVLNARTSKYILLNAPNENLENIIKLLPGMRSPTVLPLAEEGWSSIHTVINEERFWEVIDELKQNGAEGILVAPIEKMVL, encoded by the coding sequence ATGAGTCAGGAAAAATTAAGAATTGCTATTCAAAAATCAGGTAGATTAAATGAAGATTCGCTTAAAATATTAAAAGACGCGGGCATTTCTATAGATAATGGAAAAGAACAACTCAAAGCTTCTTCCCGTAACTTTCCTTTAGAAGTAATGTATCTTAGAAATGGCGATATTCCACAATATTTAAGAGATGGTGTGGTAGATGTAGCCATTATTGGGGAGAATGTTTTAATTGAAAAAGGTAAAGATATTATACAGGGCGAAAAGCTTGGATTTTCAAAATGTCGTGTTTCTCTCGCTGTACCAAAATCAATGAAATATAATGGCATTAATGATCTTGACGGTAAAAAGATCGCTACATCTTATCCTAATACCGTAAATGAATTCCTAGAAAAGAAAGGAATTACCGCCGAATTGCATATTATTAATGGCTCAGTAGAAATAGCTCCAAATATTGGACTCGCTGATGGTATTTGTGATATTGTTTCCAGCGGAAGCACACTTTTTAAAAATGGACTAAAAGAGGTAGAAGTAATGCTGAAGAGCGAAGCTGTTCTCGCTATCTCCCCTAAAATTTCAGAAGGCCGTCAGGAGATCTTAGAGAAATTGCAATTTAGGCTAAAATCTGTTTTAAATGCGCGTACTTCTAAATATATACTTTTAAATGCGCCCAATGAGAATTTAGAGAATATTATCAAATTATTACCTGGAATGCGTAGCCCAACTGTTTTGCCGCTTGCTGAAGAAGGTTGGAGTTCTATACATACCGTAATTAACGAAGAGCGCTTCTGGGAAGTTATAGATGAATTAAAACAAAATGGTGCCGAAGGTATTTTAGTAGCGCCAATTGAAAAAATGGTACTTTAA
- a CDS encoding NYN domain-containing protein — protein METNLAVLIDGDNIPSAYIKEMMEEIAKYGSPTIKRIYGDWTKPHLVKWKNVLLENAINPIQQYGYTQGKNATDSAMIIDAMDILYSDKVDGFCLVSSDSDFTRLATRLREAGKNVIGIGEKKTPEPFIVACDRFIYIEILKNSDKDSDQSSEKGGKSSKKKNVDKITPKVVRLISQTISDVADEDGWAFLGDVGSLLQKKQPNFDSRNYGFQKLTPMIHSIDKFEIESRTNQNSKFKLIYVRNKD, from the coding sequence ATGGAAACCAACCTAGCGGTACTAATTGATGGCGATAATATTCCATCAGCATATATAAAAGAAATGATGGAAGAAATTGCTAAATACGGCAGTCCTACTATCAAAAGAATTTACGGCGACTGGACCAAACCTCATTTAGTAAAATGGAAAAATGTATTGCTGGAAAACGCTATTAATCCCATTCAGCAATATGGATACACTCAGGGAAAAAACGCTACAGATTCAGCGATGATCATCGATGCAATGGATATTTTATATTCAGATAAAGTAGATGGATTTTGCCTGGTTTCCAGCGATAGCGATTTCACCAGGCTGGCAACACGACTGCGTGAAGCCGGAAAGAATGTTATTGGAATTGGTGAGAAGAAAACACCCGAGCCCTTTATTGTAGCCTGCGACAGGTTTATTTATATAGAAATTTTAAAGAATTCTGATAAAGATAGTGACCAAAGCAGCGAAAAAGGTGGAAAAAGCTCTAAAAAGAAAAATGTAGATAAAATTACTCCTAAGGTTGTTCGTCTTATCTCCCAAACTATTTCAGATGTTGCAGATGAAGATGGATGGGCGTTTCTTGGCGATGTGGGAAGTTTACTTCAGAAGAAACAACCTAATTTTGATTCTCGTAACTACGGCTTTCAGAAATTAACTCCAATGATTCATTCAATAGATAAATTTGAAATTGAATCGCGTACCAACCAAAACAGTAAATTCAAACTTATTTACGTTAGAAATAAAGACTAG
- the hisC gene encoding histidinol-phosphate transaminase — translation MKEFNINNLVRSNVAGLKPYSSARDEYQSTGSEMVFLDANENPFQTDVNRYPDPQQRSLKTELAKIKNVFTEHILLGNGSDEVLDLLFRAFCEPGKDNVITLPPTYGMYKVLANINNIENREVLLNSDFEPNVEEILDSVDQNTKMIFLCSPNNPTGNSFSEEKIIYILENFNGLVVIDEAYIDFSNKESWLNKLKEYPNLVITQTLSKAFGMAGIRLGICYASVEIIQILNKIKPPYNVNELTQLRALDRVLNKEEVDSEIADLLKQRVILSEALVEVNFIENIYPSDANFILVKVDDATKRYDQLLEKGIVIRNRTTQPLCENTLRFTIGTGEENKKLIEALKNIE, via the coding sequence ATGAAAGAATTCAATATAAATAACCTGGTAAGGTCAAATGTGGCCGGTTTAAAACCTTATTCTTCCGCCAGGGATGAATATCAGTCTACAGGCTCAGAAATGGTTTTTCTGGACGCCAATGAAAATCCTTTTCAAACTGATGTAAACCGATATCCAGATCCGCAACAACGCAGCCTAAAAACTGAATTAGCGAAAATTAAAAATGTTTTTACAGAACATATTTTATTAGGCAATGGCAGCGATGAAGTTTTAGACCTATTATTTAGAGCATTTTGCGAACCGGGTAAGGATAATGTTATCACATTGCCACCAACTTACGGTATGTATAAGGTCCTGGCTAATATTAATAATATTGAGAATAGGGAAGTTTTACTGAATTCAGATTTTGAACCCAATGTTGAAGAGATCCTTGATTCGGTAGACCAAAATACAAAAATGATCTTTTTATGTTCGCCTAATAATCCTACCGGAAACTCATTTTCAGAAGAAAAGATCATATATATTCTCGAAAATTTTAATGGTCTGGTAGTTATCGATGAAGCTTATATTGATTTTTCAAACAAAGAAAGCTGGCTCAATAAATTGAAGGAATATCCAAATTTGGTGATCACTCAAACGCTTTCAAAAGCATTTGGAATGGCAGGAATTAGATTGGGGATTTGCTATGCTTCCGTAGAAATTATTCAGATTTTAAATAAAATAAAACCACCTTATAATGTAAACGAATTAACTCAGTTGAGAGCTTTAGATCGTGTGCTGAATAAGGAAGAAGTGGATTCTGAAATAGCTGATTTACTCAAACAAAGAGTTATTTTAAGTGAAGCTTTAGTTGAAGTGAATTTCATCGAAAATATATATCCTTCAGATGCTAATTTCATATTAGTAAAAGTAGATGACGCTACTAAACGTTATGACCAATTATTAGAAAAAGGTATCGTAATTAGAAATCGAACTACCCAACCGCTTTGTGAAAATACATTAAGGTTTACAATTGGGACTGGAGAGGAAAACAAAAAGTTAATAGAAGCTTTAAAAAATATAGAATAA
- a CDS encoding serine hydrolase domain-containing protein: protein MKSIFLNIARLSIFIGSLAISAQTASINNSGILESATPAEVGMSLERIQKIEEMLHSAIEENQIPGAVALIARDGKIIFHEAYGEANASGKELGKDAIFRLASQTKAITATAVMMLWEEGKFRLDDPISKYIPEFKDSKILKNFNEADSSFTSTPAENEITIRHLLTHTSGLGYGAIDSDGRVKKIYAKAGITELFTEEEVNIEENVKKLAALPLHHEPGEKFTYGLGLDVLGYFIEVVSGQDFDEFLKERIFDPLQMDDTRFYQPLSKKNRLVAIQHKKDGKWENFPNTFYNTNYPLTENGTYFSGGAGLSGTAKDYAKFLQMYLNGGEYNGTRLLSRKTVDIIMGNQTGEKFNFPNQYYGIAFGVVSKKGEIAGGQGSAGTFDWGGYFNTQYFADPEEQIIGILLKQTQGNTGDETAWKFRQMLFSAIDD, encoded by the coding sequence ATGAAATCTATTTTCTTAAATATAGCAAGGCTTTCTATTTTTATAGGAAGCCTTGCTATTTCTGCCCAAACGGCTTCCATTAATAATTCTGGAATACTGGAATCAGCTACTCCTGCTGAAGTAGGTATGTCTTTAGAAAGAATTCAAAAGATTGAAGAAATGCTCCATTCAGCAATTGAAGAAAACCAGATACCGGGAGCGGTTGCTTTAATCGCCCGAGATGGGAAAATTATTTTTCACGAAGCTTACGGCGAAGCTAATGCTTCGGGAAAAGAACTTGGAAAAGATGCAATTTTTAGATTAGCTTCTCAAACAAAAGCGATCACAGCTACAGCGGTAATGATGCTCTGGGAAGAAGGAAAGTTCCGTTTAGACGATCCTATTTCAAAGTATATCCCAGAATTTAAAGATTCCAAAATTCTAAAGAATTTTAATGAAGCTGATAGTAGTTTTACTTCCACACCAGCTGAAAATGAAATAACTATTCGGCATCTGCTAACGCATACTTCCGGACTTGGTTATGGAGCGATAGACAGTGACGGGCGTGTTAAAAAGATTTATGCAAAAGCCGGGATTACTGAATTGTTCACTGAGGAAGAAGTTAATATTGAAGAAAATGTAAAGAAATTGGCCGCTTTACCTTTACATCACGAACCTGGTGAAAAATTCACTTATGGTTTAGGTTTGGACGTTCTGGGTTATTTTATTGAAGTAGTTTCAGGGCAGGATTTTGATGAATTTCTAAAAGAAAGGATTTTTGATCCTTTGCAAATGGATGATACCAGGTTCTATCAACCTTTATCTAAAAAGAATCGCTTAGTGGCTATACAGCATAAAAAGGATGGAAAATGGGAAAATTTTCCGAATACATTTTATAATACGAATTATCCGCTAACAGAAAATGGCACTTATTTCTCAGGTGGTGCAGGACTTTCGGGAACGGCAAAAGATTATGCCAAATTCCTCCAAATGTATCTAAACGGTGGAGAATACAATGGTACTCGTTTATTAAGCCGAAAAACGGTAGATATTATAATGGGAAATCAAACCGGAGAAAAATTTAATTTTCCAAATCAGTACTATGGTATTGCCTTTGGCGTAGTTAGCAAAAAAGGAGAAATTGCAGGAGGGCAGGGAAGTGCCGGTACTTTTGATTGGGGAGGTTATTTTAATACTCAGTATTTTGCCGATCCTGAAGAGCAAATAATTGGTATTTTGTTGAAGCAAACGCAGGGAAATACCGGTGATGAAACCGCCTGGAAATTCCGACAAATGCTTTTTAGCGCCATAGATGATTAG
- the hisF gene encoding imidazole glycerol phosphate synthase subunit HisF has translation MLTKRIIPCLDIKDGRTVKGVNFIDLRDAGDPVELAEIYAKSGADELVFLDISATEEKRKTLANLVRRVAEKVNIPFTVGGGISSVEDVDILLKNGADKVSINSSAVKNPDLINELAAKFGSQCITVAIDAKQVNGEWLVHLVGGKVPTDINLIQWAKEVEERGAGEILFTSMNNDGTKEGFANEALAVLSSELNIPIIASGGAGNMQHFCDTFIEGKADAALAASVFHFKEIEIKDLKEELRRNGVEVRL, from the coding sequence ATGCTTACAAAACGAATTATACCCTGCCTGGATATTAAAGATGGAAGAACCGTTAAGGGCGTAAATTTTATAGATTTACGCGATGCCGGTGATCCCGTGGAACTGGCTGAGATCTATGCAAAATCTGGTGCAGATGAATTGGTTTTTCTTGATATCTCGGCTACTGAAGAGAAACGAAAAACCCTTGCCAATTTAGTGAGACGGGTTGCTGAAAAAGTAAATATCCCGTTTACGGTTGGTGGTGGAATTTCATCGGTGGAAGATGTGGATATATTGCTAAAAAATGGTGCAGATAAGGTTTCTATAAATTCTTCGGCAGTAAAAAACCCCGATCTAATTAATGAGCTTGCGGCTAAATTCGGGAGTCAATGTATTACAGTAGCGATAGATGCCAAGCAGGTAAACGGTGAATGGTTGGTGCATTTGGTTGGCGGAAAAGTACCAACTGATATCAATTTAATTCAATGGGCTAAAGAAGTTGAAGAACGTGGTGCCGGGGAGATATTATTTACCTCTATGAATAACGATGGAACCAAAGAAGGCTTTGCAAACGAAGCCCTGGCAGTTTTATCTTCAGAATTAAATATTCCAATAATCGCTTCTGGTGGTGCCGGAAATATGCAGCATTTTTGCGATACTTTTATTGAAGGAAAAGCTGATGCGGCACTTGCAGCCAGTGTTTTTCATTTCAAAGAAATCGAGATTAAAGATTTAAAAGAAGAACTTCGTAGAAATGGAGTGGAAGTTAGACTTTAA